The Plantibacter sp. Leaf314 genome includes a window with the following:
- the recA gene encoding recombinase RecA — MPSPAEREKSLETALAQIDRQFGKGSVMRLGSDERAPVEVVSTGSIALDVALGIGGLPRGRIVEIYGPESSGKTTLTLHAIANAQRAGGIAAFIDAEHALDPEYAKKLGVDIDSLLVSQPDTGEQALEIADMLVRSGSIDLIVIDSVAALVPRAEIEGDMGDSHVGLQARLMSQALRKLTGGLNQTNTTMIFINQLREKIGVMFGSPETTAGGKALKFYASVRLDIRRIETLKDGTEAVGNRTRVKVVKNKMAPPFRQAEFDILYGVGISREGSLIDFGVEHAIVKKAGAWYTYEGDQLGQGKENARNFLLKNPDIAAEIERRILGKLGVGAEGAATKKAADAAAAEVAAAEAAALEAATGGAPQLASAGASKSAAKRSA; from the coding sequence ATGCCAAGCCCAGCTGAACGCGAGAAGTCCCTCGAAACCGCACTCGCCCAGATCGACCGTCAGTTCGGCAAGGGCTCGGTGATGCGTCTCGGCAGCGACGAGCGCGCGCCGGTCGAAGTGGTCTCCACCGGATCGATCGCGCTCGATGTCGCGCTCGGGATCGGAGGACTCCCTCGCGGTCGCATCGTCGAGATCTACGGACCGGAGTCCTCGGGTAAGACGACCCTCACGCTCCACGCCATCGCGAACGCCCAGCGTGCCGGGGGCATCGCAGCCTTCATCGACGCCGAGCACGCACTCGACCCCGAGTACGCGAAGAAGCTCGGTGTCGACATCGATTCGCTCCTCGTCTCCCAGCCCGACACGGGTGAGCAGGCGCTCGAGATCGCCGACATGCTCGTGCGCTCCGGGTCCATCGACCTCATCGTGATCGACTCCGTCGCGGCACTCGTTCCCCGTGCTGAGATCGAGGGCGACATGGGCGACTCGCACGTCGGTCTCCAGGCCCGCCTCATGTCGCAGGCACTGCGCAAGCTGACCGGTGGACTGAACCAGACGAACACGACCATGATCTTCATCAACCAGCTGCGCGAGAAGATCGGCGTGATGTTCGGTAGCCCCGAGACGACCGCCGGCGGCAAGGCGCTCAAGTTCTACGCCTCCGTGCGCCTCGACATCCGCCGGATCGAGACGCTGAAGGACGGTACCGAGGCCGTCGGCAACCGTACCCGCGTCAAGGTCGTCAAGAACAAGATGGCACCGCCGTTCCGTCAGGCCGAGTTCGACATCCTGTACGGCGTCGGCATCTCCCGTGAGGGCTCGTTGATCGATTTCGGCGTCGAGCACGCCATCGTGAAGAAGGCCGGCGCCTGGTACACCTACGAGGGCGACCAGCTGGGGCAGGGCAAGGAGAACGCCCGGAACTTCCTGCTCAAGAACCCCGACATCGCTGCTGAGATCGAGCGCCGCATCCTCGGCAAACTCGGGGTCGGAGCCGAAGGTGCCGCCACCAAGAAGGCAGCCGACGCCGCTGCCGCCGAGGTGGCAGCCGCTGAGGCTGCGGCACTCGAAGCGGCGACGGGCGGGGCACCGCAGCTCGCATCGGCCGGCGCTTCGAAGTCCGCTGCCAAGCGCAGCGCCTAA
- a CDS encoding regulatory protein RecX, with the protein MVVSFPPAGPADESSETLAPVTSLFGRRPAAQATPEPDGWFVGQTEDPSAPEGEGSSPGRPVAPLRRRTTEDTVEHGRAQSRPQATSSPTDRTAPAPATRSVSWASDTDAEARGYDEAAEDPEVPVDPEVRLAELDLLAVRRLARRGSSEWEIAELLRGHEAESDEVEHVLGELRRRGYLDDAELARQLVESLHTRKGQSRAVIGRELSSRRIDPSIAAEALEAIDDDDELRRALVVAEKRAGQLRSLDQATAERRLSAYLARRGYGSAIIREACSRALSGSKRSGVSFR; encoded by the coding sequence ATGGTCGTCTCCTTCCCTCCCGCCGGTCCGGCCGACGAGTCGTCGGAGACGCTGGCTCCCGTGACCTCGCTGTTCGGCCGTCGGCCGGCCGCCCAAGCGACTCCTGAGCCCGACGGCTGGTTCGTCGGCCAGACCGAGGATCCTTCGGCACCCGAGGGCGAGGGATCCTCGCCCGGTCGCCCGGTCGCCCCACTCCGCCGCCGGACCACCGAGGACACGGTCGAACACGGCAGGGCTCAGAGCCGGCCGCAGGCCACGTCATCGCCAACCGACCGGACCGCGCCCGCGCCCGCCACTCGGAGCGTCTCCTGGGCTTCCGACACGGATGCCGAGGCGCGCGGTTACGACGAGGCGGCCGAGGATCCGGAGGTTCCGGTCGACCCCGAGGTGCGGTTGGCCGAGCTCGACCTGTTGGCCGTGCGGCGGCTCGCCCGTCGTGGTTCTTCGGAGTGGGAGATCGCGGAACTCCTCCGGGGCCATGAGGCGGAGTCGGATGAGGTCGAGCATGTCCTGGGCGAGCTCCGTCGCCGCGGTTATCTCGACGATGCGGAACTCGCGCGCCAGCTCGTCGAGAGCCTGCACACCCGGAAGGGGCAGTCCCGAGCGGTGATCGGGCGCGAGCTCTCCTCACGACGGATCGACCCGTCGATCGCGGCGGAAGCCCTCGAGGCGATCGACGACGACGACGAGCTCCGGCGCGCGTTGGTCGTCGCGGAGAAGCGTGCCGGGCAACTCCGGTCGCTCGACCAGGCGACCGCCGAGCGGCGGCTGTCGGCCTACCTGGCACGACGCGGCTACGGTTCGGCGATCATCCGTGAGGCCTGCTCGCGTGCGCTCTCCGGTTCGAAGCGTTCGGGCGTGAGTTTCCGCTGA
- the miaA gene encoding tRNA (adenosine(37)-N6)-dimethylallyltransferase MiaA, with product MTGFLAVVGATGTGKSALSLDLATAFRDAGRPAEIVNADAMQFYRGMDIGTAKLPLAERRGIPHHLFDVLDVTEEASVAWYQPTARAVIDGLLARGVTPILVGGSGLYVSSVIHDFRFPPRDRGVRGRLEHDLEREGIEVLVERLRRADPVTAERVDVANARRVIRALEVHELAERGHGAALPERPTPWRPVEVVGVSTPREELVSRLDRRVEAMWASGLVDETASLLEQGLERGVTAARAIGYAQAAAQLRSDLTESEAIAETQRLTRRYARRQVSWFKRYPDIEWVEGGSAEADEFVGRTRP from the coding sequence GTGACCGGTTTCCTCGCGGTCGTCGGAGCGACCGGGACGGGGAAGTCCGCGCTGTCGCTCGATCTGGCGACGGCCTTCCGGGACGCCGGTCGACCCGCTGAGATCGTGAACGCCGACGCCATGCAGTTCTACCGCGGCATGGACATCGGTACTGCCAAGCTGCCGCTCGCCGAGCGGCGGGGGATCCCGCATCACCTGTTCGACGTGCTCGACGTCACCGAGGAAGCGTCCGTCGCCTGGTATCAGCCGACGGCTCGCGCGGTGATCGACGGACTCCTGGCCCGTGGGGTGACGCCGATCCTGGTGGGTGGCTCGGGGCTGTACGTGTCCAGCGTCATCCACGACTTCCGGTTCCCCCCTCGCGACCGGGGCGTCCGGGGGCGGCTGGAGCACGACCTCGAACGAGAGGGAATCGAGGTACTCGTCGAGCGGCTTCGGCGAGCGGACCCCGTGACGGCGGAGCGGGTCGACGTGGCGAACGCCAGACGCGTCATCCGGGCGCTCGAGGTGCATGAGCTCGCCGAGCGAGGGCACGGCGCTGCGCTGCCCGAACGCCCGACGCCCTGGCGACCGGTCGAGGTCGTCGGCGTCTCCACGCCGCGAGAGGAACTGGTCTCGAGGCTCGACCGGCGCGTCGAGGCGATGTGGGCGTCGGGTCTCGTCGACGAGACCGCTTCGCTCCTCGAGCAGGGGCTGGAGCGCGGTGTGACCGCTGCCCGGGCCATCGGGTACGCCCAGGCGGCGGCGCAGCTCCGGTCGGACCTCACCGAGTCGGAGGCGATCGCCGAGACCCAGCGGCTCACGAGACGCTATGCCAGGCGGCAGGTCAGCTGGTTCAAGCGGTACCCCGACATCGAGTGGGTGGAGGGCGGGAGCGCCGAAGCGGACGAGTTCGTCGGCCGGACTCGCCCGTAG
- the miaB gene encoding tRNA (N6-isopentenyl adenosine(37)-C2)-methylthiotransferase MiaB, protein MSSIVETPTVISASPAAFDEAGRQRSYEVRTYGCQMNVHDSERLSGSLEAAGYVKADGEQADIVVINTCAVRENADNKLYGNLGHLASIKKQRDGMQIAVGGCLAQKDKEVILKKAPWVDVVFGTHNMGSLPSLLERARHNDEAQLEILESLDTFPSTLPTKRDSSYSGWVSISVGCNNTCTFCIVPSLRGKEKDRRPGEILGELRALVDDGAIEVTLLGQNVNSYGVEFGDRQAFGKLLRAAGTIEGLERVRFTSPHPAAFTDDVIDAMAETANVMPQLHMPLQSGSDRILKAMRRSYRSERFLGILDRVRARIPHAAISTDIIVGFPGETEADFLETLRVVEAARFASAFTFQYSIRAGTPAATMPDQVPKAVVQERYERLVALQDRISLEENQRQVGRQVELLVAVGEGRKNDTTHRLSGRAEDSRLVHFDVPAGSEVPRPGDVVTVTITEAASFHLLADAPAGAPLRVRRTRAGDAWDRAQSDSCGVPATPGVSEPGRVSLGLPGLRVGAPVSGVTTSPIYDPSDGERR, encoded by the coding sequence ATGAGCAGCATCGTCGAGACCCCCACGGTCATCAGCGCCTCTCCCGCAGCGTTCGACGAAGCCGGTCGGCAGCGGAGTTACGAGGTCCGCACGTACGGCTGCCAGATGAACGTGCACGATTCCGAACGGTTGAGCGGCTCCCTCGAAGCGGCCGGATACGTCAAGGCCGACGGCGAGCAGGCCGACATTGTCGTCATCAACACCTGTGCCGTGCGTGAGAACGCCGACAACAAGTTGTACGGCAATCTCGGGCACCTGGCGTCGATCAAGAAGCAGCGCGACGGCATGCAGATCGCCGTCGGTGGATGTCTGGCGCAGAAGGACAAAGAGGTCATCCTCAAGAAGGCACCGTGGGTGGACGTCGTCTTCGGCACCCACAACATGGGGTCGCTTCCGAGCCTGCTCGAACGGGCTCGACACAACGACGAAGCCCAGCTGGAGATCCTCGAGTCCCTCGACACCTTCCCGTCCACGCTCCCCACGAAGCGGGACTCCAGTTACAGCGGCTGGGTGTCGATCTCCGTCGGCTGCAACAACACATGCACCTTCTGCATCGTGCCATCCCTCCGAGGCAAGGAGAAGGACCGACGTCCGGGGGAGATCCTCGGCGAGCTGCGGGCCCTCGTCGACGACGGCGCGATCGAGGTCACCCTCCTCGGCCAGAACGTGAACTCCTACGGGGTCGAATTCGGCGATCGACAGGCGTTCGGAAAGCTGCTGCGCGCGGCGGGGACGATCGAGGGGCTCGAACGGGTCCGCTTCACCAGTCCGCACCCCGCGGCGTTCACCGACGACGTCATCGACGCGATGGCGGAGACGGCGAACGTCATGCCGCAGCTGCACATGCCCCTCCAGTCGGGATCCGACCGCATCCTCAAAGCCATGCGTCGCTCGTACCGGTCCGAACGGTTCCTCGGCATCCTCGACCGGGTCCGCGCACGGATCCCGCACGCGGCGATCTCCACCGACATCATCGTCGGGTTCCCCGGCGAGACCGAAGCGGATTTCCTGGAGACGCTGCGGGTGGTGGAGGCCGCACGGTTCGCGAGTGCGTTCACGTTCCAGTACTCCATCCGGGCGGGGACACCCGCGGCAACCATGCCCGACCAGGTGCCGAAGGCCGTCGTGCAGGAGCGGTACGAACGACTCGTCGCGCTGCAGGACCGGATCAGCTTGGAGGAGAACCAGCGGCAGGTGGGCCGACAGGTCGAATTACTCGTCGCCGTCGGTGAAGGTCGCAAGAACGACACGACGCATCGGCTGAGCGGCCGGGCCGAGGATTCACGCCTCGTCCACTTCGATGTGCCAGCTGGATCCGAGGTCCCGCGCCCGGGCGACGTCGTCACGGTCACCATCACCGAAGCCGCATCGTTCCATCTCCTCGCCGACGCCCCGGCCGGCGCACCGTTGCGCGTCCGCCGCACGCGGGCCGGAGACGCCTGGGATCGCGCTCAGTCCGACTCCTGCGGCGTGCCGGCCACCCCTGGGGTGAGTGAACCCGGGCGGGTGTCGCTCGGACTTCCCGGACTCCGCGTCGGGGCCCCGGTCTCCGGGGTGACCACCTCGCCCATCTACGACCCGAGTGACGGCGAACGTCGGTGA